In Leptospira bourretii, the genomic window CTTGTGGATCTCATTCGAAAAGAAGAACCAGAAGTACTACGTGGCCTTCTTGTCGAAAAAGGAGATTCGCTAAACAAGAATTATATGGACTATGAGCCAGATTTGATCCTTCCACATCTTTCTGCTTGCACCAAGGAATTTGTGGATGACCTAAAGGCAAAATCTCTTCTGGTGATTCCTTATACCACCAATACGGAAGAAGAATGGAAGACACTGCTTGCTTCCGGAGTGGCGGGCCTGATTACCGATTACCCTGACCTTTTGGCAACTTACTTAGAATCTAAAAAATAAATCCAAATCCAGTTCCCCCAAGAGTCTTCATACAAAGAATAATTCTTCCCTGGCACTTGCTCGACTAACTTCAAAGTGGAAAGTTGAGGATGATTTTGGACCGTTTCGGGCAAACATTGAATGGTAATGGTCCCTGGTCGCACGGGGCAATGTTCTGAATTTTTGGAAAAGACTATGGTTTGGCCAGTTGCAAGTTTCAATTCGGAATGGCCAAAACTTTCTTTTAGAAGAGTTCCACCCAAAAACGATTGGTAAAACTGTGCTGGTATCGCAGTATTTTCTCCACCGAATAAATTCACCGAGAAAAACTGAGGGAGGACAAAATCCATGTTTTTATTTTCTTTCATTTTCCAAGGAACTCTACCTTAAGTTTGAGAATTTTATTTAAGAATCCTATGTCGACCCAATCCCCATCTAATTTTTCCTTTTTTTTGTTTTTTTTGATTTCATCCTTCATTAACTTTTTGTTATGCGAAACCATATATTTTGAATCCATTCATTCGGCTGATCATTTATACCTTCCCTTACTTCTGAAGGATCTAGTTTCTGGGAAGGGGATCGGGCATTGGTATCTCCCACCTTCTCCTTATTTTTTCCCTGACCTTTTGATGGATTTGGCTCTTTTTCCCTTTGTCCCTTTTTTATACCTTCCAAGTATTTATGGAACCATCCAAATGTTTTTTGTCCTCCTAGGGATTGCCATTTTTATTTCATTCTATACAACAAAATTGAAATCATTAGAATTTTTGTACTGCTTTGAATTTCTATTGGTGATATTTTCACTCATCGGATATGGATTAGGTGACAAACCCCTTCCTTTTAGTTATTTTTTTTCTGGGGCTCATCATAGTTCGGGATTTTTTTTCTCTCTATTTCTCACAATCTATCTATATTCACTGTTAAACGATAAAGAAAAAAAGATATTAAGGTCCTCGCAGGTTTTGCCACTTCCTTTGGTTTTCATTTTTTTCTTCGGTTTTTCGCTCCTCTATCTGTCCGATCGGTTTTCCTTTGCTGTCGGAGTGATTAGTTTTTTTGTGGTTAGGATTTGGAATTTGGAAATTCCTTTTGCGGATCGAATTTCATATTTTAAAGAAAAACGATTTTGGATTTTGGTAATTTTTTTCCTTTTTTGGAATGAACTCATTTTCTTTGGATGCAAAGAAAGTTTATCCATTCCCAGTAGTTTCCAAACTTTATTCACTTACCTAAACAAACTGAATCCAAAAGAAGTGATTACACTTTCGGGAACTTATCTTTTTGATTTTTCAAAACATATATTTTACCAAGGCAGGTCCCTTCTCGTTTTGACTGGATTTGTCTTTTTGAGTTTTACCAGATTCCCAAAATTAAACCAACACTTACTCCTTGTGTTTTTTCCGATCCTTCTTATACTTTTACTCACTATAGGAAGGTTTACCTATCTCCACCCTTATCCCATTCGGTATTTGTTCCCTCTTCTCTTCTTTTCTCTTCTAGGAGTCACCTGGGTATTCTTTCCCATTTTGCAAAAGATGAATCCGAAGGCCCCCGTTTTGGTTCTTTTGGTACTTTCGGGGATCCTTTTTCTATTTCCATTTCCCCGAGAGAATACCAAGGCCTACTTCTCCCAAATCACCGAAACA contains:
- a CDS encoding VOC family protein, which gives rise to MKENKNMDFVLPQFFSVNLFGGENTAIPAQFYQSFLGGTLLKESFGHSELKLATGQTIVFSKNSEHCPVRPGTITIQCLPETVQNHPQLSTLKLVEQVPGKNYSLYEDSWGNWIWIYFLDSK